Within Hydrogenoanaerobacterium saccharovorans, the genomic segment AATAATACCCGAACCTACGCCTGTCCCCAAAGTGATGCAAATAACATTTTTAGAGCCGTTGCCCGCACCTGCCAGCGCTTCGCCCAATGCTGCCGCGTTTGCGTCGTTTTCCATATATACTTTTTTGCCGATTGCTTTCTCGATATAAGATGCAAACGGGGCATTGTAAAAACGAAGGTTGTTGGAATACTCTACATAACCGGTGCTTTTGTTAACGGTACCGGGCGAACCGATGCCGCAGTATTCCATTTGCTCCATTGTCAGCCCGCTTTTTTGCACAGCTTCTTGTATGGTTTTTACCATATCGGCGGCAATTACTTCTGCACCGCCCTCAACGTTGGTTTCATGCTTTGCAGTGGCAATGATATTGTAATTTTCATCAACAACGCCAATTTTCATACTCATACCACCAAGATCTACACCAATCGAATACTTCATCAAAATCCTCTTTTCTGTTTTTATTTCTGTGAAATTTTTTTAATATATTGCTCTAAAGCACCCGAGTCTGCTGCAGAGAGCGTTATAGGCTCAGTTACTTCGATATATCCTACTGTTTGCGAATCGTTTTTCACGGCATCCAGCAAAGCCATAACAGAGTTATAACCCATTTTCCAATAATCTTGGACAATAACCGCCTCGATGGTGTTATCGCCGCTCTTTATAATATCGGTAACGCTGCTATGTGCCCCTACGCCGAATACAACAGTTTTGCCCTTACGCCCTGCTTTTATAATGGCGTTGTGCGCCGCAATTACAGCATCCGCGTTGGTGCAGTAAATAATATCTGCTGCTTTGTCTCCCGCATCTTTAAAGTATGTTGCCAGTTGCTCGGCAATTTCCTCAGCAGTGGATGCTTCCATATCGCTGACGAGTGTAACGGTTTTCATTTCTTTTATCTGGTCAAGAAAACCGTTTATCCGCAAGGTGCTCTCGGCAAGATTTTTTGCGTTATGCTCTAAAACCGCAATGCTAGCTTTATTTTTCAATTTGGTTTCGATGTATTTTTTAGCCTGTATGCCTGCCGCTTCGCCCAGTTTATACTGGTCGGAACCCGATACGCTGACTGCAAAATCGTTTTTTACAACGGTTGTACCTACAATTGCTACAGGCAGCCCCTTGCCATGTATGCGGCTTAGTTCTGCAAGGGCAGCTTCGCCTTCTGTGGGGTATGCAAGCAAAGCATCGTAAGAAGTACTCAGCTGCGAAAGCAACTCGGTTTCATCCCCATCACCCACGTATTTATTATCAAAGGTTACCGCTGCCGCTGCATCGGCTACAGCTGCTTTTGCACCTGCAGTTATTTGTGCAGAATATTCATCTTCTTTTGGTAACAAGGTAGCAATACGGTAAACCGATGTACCCTCATCTCCACTTCCGCTGCTGCTTGCAGAGGGCTCATTTTTTTTACAGGAACCAAGAGACAGGCACAGAGCACCTGCCAAAATAAGTGTGAGAAACTTGTTCATGCTAAGTAGACTCCTCGCTGTAATTAAATTTATAAAAGCCGCAAATTGTTCTTTATTATAATATTATATTGCTGCCGTATTGTCGAGAGCAAACTGCAATTATTGCACAATTTTCTCTTTTCATGATACTTGAAAGAGAAAAACATCAGTGATATAATAAAGTTACTAATTGAATATACCTTTGATTAGCAGAGTAGATGTTTGTGCGTTAAGTGCTGTTCGGACGGGGAGTTGCCGAACAGACGAAAAGCATGCCTTGCGGTACAGACGTCGCATCCCGCTGCTACATACTGGGGCTTTGTCTTCCTCTATGTGGCACATGGTGACACTATTTTTATTTAGAGGAGGATTTTTTATGTTCAAAACACCTTTATCTGTTGGCTATTGGAAGACCGCAGCGCAGGAGATGAAAAGCTTTCGCATACTAACAATTGCTGCATTGTTTGTGGGACTCCGCATTGTTGTAAGCTCATTTTTTATTCCGTTGGGTGACAATTTGCGTATTTATTTCAGCTTTTTTGTGCCGGCAATCGGTTCGCTTATTTACGGGCCGTTTATTGGTATGCTGTCTGGTTTTGCCAGTGATATTCTGGGGTATTTTATACATCCAACGGGCGGTTTTTTCCCCGGTTATACAGTTACTTCTATACTAAGCGGTTTGGTATATGCTCTATTTTTCTATCGTGCAAAAATTACGGTATTTCGTGTTTTTTTATGCAAGCTTTGCATCAATTTATTTATCAATGTGGGGTTGGGCTCTTTATGGAGCGCGATTCTTTACGGCAAAGGGTATTATTACTATATGGCAAAGAGTATTATTAAAAACACGCTTTTGCTTCCGCTTGAAGTGCTGCTGCTTATCTTGTTTATGCAGATAATGCTGCCTGTTATGGGCAAGCACGGGTTGATACCGCAGCTGTCTCAAAAGAGAATCCCGCTTATTTAGCGAATATTTTTTGTTGTCCGTTTCATATAGTGAATTACTATGATTGAAACGGTGTGATTGTGAATTGAAACATCTACTAGACCGTTGTATGCTGCCTTTGATTCTGATTTTATCGGTGGCACTTCTTTCGGTATGTATCTATGGAATGCAGACAGCGTTTAAAACAATGGCTGTAGATGCAGAGCCGGAGTCGGCCGCAAGCGAAGAAGAAAAGGCGGAACAGCAAAACAAAATTGAACTCCCCATTGTGATGTATCATCATATACTCAAAGAACAGTCCAGACTAAACAAATATACAATATCTCCCGATGAATTTCGCCAAGATTTGAATTACATGAAAGACAACGGCTATACACCCATATCAATGGCGGATTTGATAGCTTATATAAATGAGGGGAAACCTCTGCCCGAACGCCCGATTATGATTACGTTTGATGACGGCTACGAGAGTTTCCACGAATATGCTTATCCGATATTAAAAGAATACGGCTACAAAGTGATTCTATCGGTGATAGGTAAGTATGCAGATGAGTATTCTGAAACCGATGACCACCATATTCGATACTCTCACAGCTCGTGGGAACAACTGAAAGATATGCAGAGCAGCGGGCTTATCGAAATCGGCAATCATACCTATAACATGCATATGTATAATGACGGCAGGCACGGTTGTAAGAAGAAAAAAAGTGAAAGCGTTGCTGCATACCATAAGGCGTTATCAAAAGATGTTGGCCAAATGCAAGAGAAATGCAATGAGCATCTCGGCATATACCCTAAAATATTTACGTATCCGTTTGGGCAGATCTGCGAGGATGCACTGCCTATTATAAAAGAAATGGGCTTTGAAGCAGTGCTTACTTGCCAAGAAAAAATTAACTATATTACAGATAAAAATCAGTTGGAACACCTAAATCGGTTTAACCGCCCACACGGTACGAGTTTGCAAATGATTCTAAACAAGGCGAAGTCTGGCCAAAAGAAAACAAAATAATAGTAAAAAGAGGACGGATGATTTCCGCCCTCTTTTTTTATGCAGATTAAGTACGAACAAAGCCTTTGTATCTTGTGCCTTGAAAGGTTAGTCTGCCTGTATCGCCTTCTGCAAGCATACCATATTCATGGGGCTCCACCAAAAATTCCATGCGGTCTCCGCTTTCTACCTCAAAGGTTACAAAATAACGAGTAGACGAGGTAGTATGGTTCATAGCCATATTATTGTGGCTGTTGTGCCGACGCACTGATGTATCGGTGCGCTTGCCGGTAATTTTTGCATCCACAGTCAAAACGGGAGATGCATTGTTTTTGCTCCACTGAATTATACCTTTGACCACATTTATGATAATCATAACAATTACCACTATAAAAACAATGGTGACAAGTACAGGAATAATAGAGAACAGAAAAGATGGCCCCATGAACGGGCTACCGAAGCCTCCGTCAAAAGGATTACCAAACATAATGATCTCCTTTCTAAAGCTGACCCAAGTCAAACGGTGTTGATTGGTAAACAAAATAGTTCAGCCAGTTGCTGTATAATAAGTGTGCGTGGCTGCGCCACTGGTAAGGAGCCGTACGGGAGGGGTCATCATCGGGGAAGTAATTTACCGGAACGTCGATGGCTAACCCCTTGTCAATATCGCGTGTATATTCCCTTTGCAAAGTATCTCGGTCATATTCCGAATGCCCCGTTACGAAAATCTGCCGATTATCGCGGCTTGCAATCAGATAGGGACCTGCGACATCAGAATAAGAAAGCAGCTCCAAACGCGGCTCAGAAGTGATGTCCTCTTGAGAGATACCGGTATGGCGCGAGTGAGGTGCAACAAACACTTCGTCAAAACCGCGCATCAACAGGTGCTTGGGGCAGATATTGTGATGATGGAAAATACCAAACATCTTAGATTCGAGAGGATGCTTGTTGATGCCGTAATGATAGTACAAGCCTGCCTGTGCGCCCCAGCAGATGTGAAACGTAGAGTACACATTTGTTTTGCTCCACTGCATAATATCGCAGAGTTCGGGCCAGTAATCCACTTCTTCGAACCGCATTTGTTCAACAGGCGCGCCTGTAATGATAAGGCCGTCAAATCGCTGATCCTTTATATCATCAAATGTCTTATAGAACTTTAGCAGATGCTCGGTTGGTGTATTTTTGGATGCATGGGTTGCTGTCAGCAGCAGTTCCACATCCACCTGGAGCGGAGAGTTACTCAATAAGCGCAGCAGCTGCGTTTCAGTTTCAATTTTTTTCGGCATCAGATTGAGTATTGCGATACGCAACGGGCGGATATCCTGATGCACTGCTCGCGCCTCATTCATTACAAAGATATTCTCCTGCTCCAGAATCCTGCTGGCAGGGAGAGAATCGGGAATATTAATCGGCATATCGGCGCTCCTTACTATATAATATAGAGTCTTGTTAAAACTACTCTTATTATAATGGGCGTACCACGGCAATTCAATAGAAAAAGCAGGCTTTAAAAAATGTCAAAAGAAAATGCAAAAAAGTGTTGACAAACCCCAGGGGC encodes:
- a CDS encoding sugar ABC transporter substrate-binding protein, translating into MNKFLTLILAGALCLSLGSCKKNEPSASSSGSGDEGTSVYRIATLLPKEDEYSAQITAGAKAAVADAAAAVTFDNKYVGDGDETELLSQLSTSYDALLAYPTEGEAALAELSRIHGKGLPVAIVGTTVVKNDFAVSVSGSDQYKLGEAAGIQAKKYIETKLKNKASIAVLEHNAKNLAESTLRINGFLDQIKEMKTVTLVSDMEASTAEEIAEQLATYFKDAGDKAADIIYCTNADAVIAAHNAIIKAGRKGKTVVFGVGAHSSVTDIIKSGDNTIEAVIVQDYWKMGYNSVMALLDAVKNDSQTVGYIEVTEPITLSAADSGALEQYIKKISQK
- a CDS encoding folate family ECF transporter S component — translated: MFKTPLSVGYWKTAAQEMKSFRILTIAALFVGLRIVVSSFFIPLGDNLRIYFSFFVPAIGSLIYGPFIGMLSGFASDILGYFIHPTGGFFPGYTVTSILSGLVYALFFYRAKITVFRVFLCKLCINLFINVGLGSLWSAILYGKGYYYYMAKSIIKNTLLLPLEVLLLILFMQIMLPVMGKHGLIPQLSQKRIPLI
- a CDS encoding polysaccharide deacetylase family protein; translated protein: MKHLLDRCMLPLILILSVALLSVCIYGMQTAFKTMAVDAEPESAASEEEKAEQQNKIELPIVMYHHILKEQSRLNKYTISPDEFRQDLNYMKDNGYTPISMADLIAYINEGKPLPERPIMITFDDGYESFHEYAYPILKEYGYKVILSVIGKYADEYSETDDHHIRYSHSSWEQLKDMQSSGLIEIGNHTYNMHMYNDGRHGCKKKKSESVAAYHKALSKDVGQMQEKCNEHLGIYPKIFTYPFGQICEDALPIIKEMGFEAVLTCQEKINYITDKNQLEHLNRFNRPHGTSLQMILNKAKSGQKKTK
- a CDS encoding DUF2500 domain-containing protein, whose product is MFGNPFDGGFGSPFMGPSFLFSIIPVLVTIVFIVVIVMIIINVVKGIIQWSKNNASPVLTVDAKITGKRTDTSVRRHNSHNNMAMNHTTSSTRYFVTFEVESGDRMEFLVEPHEYGMLAEGDTGRLTFQGTRYKGFVRT
- the metA gene encoding homoserine O-acetyltransferase MetA, which gives rise to MPINIPDSLPASRILEQENIFVMNEARAVHQDIRPLRIAILNLMPKKIETETQLLRLLSNSPLQVDVELLLTATHASKNTPTEHLLKFYKTFDDIKDQRFDGLIITGAPVEQMRFEEVDYWPELCDIMQWSKTNVYSTFHICWGAQAGLYYHYGINKHPLESKMFGIFHHHNICPKHLLMRGFDEVFVAPHSRHTGISQEDITSEPRLELLSYSDVAGPYLIASRDNRQIFVTGHSEYDRDTLQREYTRDIDKGLAIDVPVNYFPDDDPSRTAPYQWRSHAHLLYSNWLNYFVYQSTPFDLGQL